A window of Methanocaldococcus vulcanius M7 genomic DNA:
CATCATAAAGCCCCAAACCTGCTAAGATTAACATTAACTCACCTCTTGTATTACTCGCACAATATTAACATATAATAAACATTATATACTCCCCTACCAAAATTTTAATAAAATTGTTTGTGGTGGGGTAATGGAAAGTTATTACTATGCATTTTTTATAATTTTGTCAATAATTTTCATAGTGCCAAATCTGCTGAAAAAGTTCAACATTCCAGCAATAACTTCAATAATGGTTGCAGGTATGATAATTGGACCTTATGGTTTAAATATCCTTCAAGTTGATGAGACATTAAAAGTGCTTGCTGATTTCGGAGCAATAATGTTAATGTTTCTCGCAGGGTTGGAGGTTGATAACGAAACATTAAAAAAAGAATTTAAAAACTCCCTTATATTAAGTTTATTTTCGTTAATAATTCCAGGCATTGGGGGCTATATGATAGGAAATTATTTAGGACTGGGATTTATAGGTAGTTTACTCTACTCAGTGATCTTTGCATCACACTCCGTAGCGATAGTTTATGCAATACTGGAAGAACTAAAAATGGTAAAAACACGACTGGGAACTATAATTTTAAGTGCGACAATTACAGTTGATCTTTTTACACTACTATTGCTATCTGTCGTTATAAAGTTAGGAGCAGGAGGAGGAGATATTGGCACCTTCCTCTTAGAAACATTTGCATATATAGCGGTTTTGCTTTTAGTAATTCCATCTCTATCAAAATATATCTTAAAATTATTTAGAAAACTTCACGCTCAAAGAATACATTATGTTTTATTTATTATTTTTATAGCGATAGTTGTAGGAGAAATTATAGGAATACATCCAATAGTTGGAGCTTTTATTTGTGGAGTTGCAGTTAGCGAAGCATTAACAAAAGAAGAGCACGACGAACTCTTAAACAAAAATTTAAACGCCATAGGTTATGGTTTTGTGATACCAATATTCTTCCTCGTTCTTGGAATGGAAACAAATATTGGAGTTATTCTCAACCTAAACAACTTAGAACTATTTCTCTTAACACTCATCTCAGCAGTTTTCTTAAAATTCATATCAGGATTCATCGCTTTGGAAATACTCAGATTTGATAAATTAAAAAAGATCATGGGAAGTTTATTAACAGTTCCCAAAATCTCAGCTTCACTGGTTGCGGCATCAATAGGAAAAGAACTTGGACTAATAGGAAACGAAATATTCGTTACGATAGTTGCTCTTTCAGTGATAACATCAACAGTAATTCCAATATTGGCAAAACACCTCTTTGTCTCTAAATGTAGCAAAAACTACAACAACAAATAATAACAAATAATAACAAACGAAATAAGGCAACAATATTTAGGTGAAATCAATGCTTTGCATAGGTCTCGAAGGAACCGCAGAAAAAACAGGAGTTGGAATTGTTGACTCAGAAGGAAACGTTCTCTTTAATAAAACAATAATTTACAAACCACCAAAACAAGGGATCAATCCAAGAGAAGCAGCAGATCATCACGCTGAAACATTTCCAAAACTCTTAAAAGAGGCATTTGAAGTTGTAGATAAAAACGAAATAGATTTAGTGGCATTTTCACAAGGACCGGGGTTAGGACCCAGTTTGAGGATCACCGCAACAGTTGCAAGAACTTTATCATTAACATTAAAAAAGCCAATAATTGGAGTTAACCACTGTATAGCCCATATAGAAATTGGAAAATTAACAACAGATGCAGAAGATCCTCTAACACTATACGTTAGCGGAGGAAACACACAAGTAATCGCCTACGTATCAAAAAGATACAGGGTCTTTGGAGAAACACTCGATATTGCAGTTGGAAACTGCCTTGATCAATTTGCAAGGTATGCTAATTTACCTCATCCAGGAGGACCACAAATTGAAGAACTGGCAAAGAAAGGAAAAAAACTTCTTGATCTTCCCTATACAATAAAAGGTATGGATATTGCTTTTTCTGGATTGTTAACTGCGTGTATGAGACAGTATGATGCAGGGGAGAAACTTGAAGATATATGCTACTCTCTACAGGAGTATGCTTTTTCAATGCTTACTGAAATTACAGAGAGAGCATTAGCCCATACCAACAAAGGAGAGGTTATGTTAGTTGGAGGAGTTGCTGCAAATACGCGATTAAGAGAAATGCTAAAAAATATGAGTGAAGGTCAAGGAGTTGAATTTTATGTTCCACCAAAAGAATTTTGTGGAGATAACGGAGCAATGATTGCATGGCTCGGCTTGCTTATGTATCTAAACGGAACTAAACTAAAACTTGAAGATACAAAAGTAATTCCAAATTACAGAACTGATATGGTTGAAGTTAACTGGATAAAAAACATAAAAACCAAAAAAAGAAGAATTCCAAAGCATTTAATTGGAAAAGGGGCAGAAGCAGATCTTAAAAAAGGATCTTATTTAGGTATGGACGTTGTAATAAAGAAGAGAATTAAAAAGCACTACCGAGATGAAAAACTCGATGAAAAAATAAGAAAAAGTAGAACTGCAAGAGAGGCAAGATACTTATCCTTAGTCAAGGACTTTGGAATCCCAACTCCCTACGTCTATGACGTAAACCTTGAAGAGAAACAGATTACTATGAAACATATCAAAGGAAAAGTTGTTAAAGATATAATCGAAGACAATACTAAATTAGCATGGGAAATAGGAAAAATCGTTGGAACATTACATAAAAACGGAGTTATACACAACGATCTAACAACCTCAAACTTTATACTCGAAGAACATAAAGAGGAAAGTAAAATAAGTAAAATGGATAAAGAAAGACAGATTTATTTAATAGATTTGGGTCTCGGAAAGATCTCAGATATTGATGAAGATAAGGCAGTGGATTTAATTGTTTTTAAAAAAGCAGTATCATCAACACATTATGAAAAATTTAGAGAGATATGGAAAGAATTTTTAGAAGGATATAAAGCCACATATAAAGAATGGAAAGTTGTGCTCAAATTAATGGAGGATGTTGAAAAAAGAGCAAGATACATTGAATAATCCAATATTACTAAACAAAAAGATTTAAGCAAAAAGTAATACAAAATATCTCAAAAAGACATATTCAAAAAACTAAATTCCAGTATTGGTATTTTTAAAGAGATATTTGCTTATATAAGCTTATATAAAACAAACTAATGAGGAACTCAATATAAATAACAAATTATCTATGCTCTATTTTTAATTTTATCATTCGGAGGTGAATTTTGTGAGCAATAGGATAGAGATCTCCCCAACTACACGACACGAAGGACATGCAAAGTTAATATTAGAAGTAGATGACGAAGGAATAGTTAGTAAAGCTTACTATCTAAACACTACTCCTGTTAGAGGATTCGAAACAATGTTAAAAGGAAAGCCAGCAGAGTTCGCACCAATTGCAGTGATGAGAATCTGCGGAATCTGTCAAACCACACACGGAATTGCATCCTGTGAAGCAATAGAAAACGCTATTGACTGTGAAGTTCCCGAAGATGGACTTTTATTAAGAGAGTTAGTGGGGATTGGAAACAGATTACATTCACATCCACTACACCATCTTTTAACCGTTGACGACTTCTTAAAACCAGATGAAACAGAACTCAGAATAGAACTAATAAAACTAATACAAAGAATGAGAAAAGTTGGGCAATTAATCGTTGACATAGTAGGAGGAGAGGGAATTCACCCTCCAAATATAGTAATTGGTGGAATGAGAACCAATATAACTGAAAGAGCAAAATCAAAAATTTACTACGCTTTAAGACAGTATGAAAAAGATGCAAACGAGTTATATGAAAAATATACATGGCTAATTGAAAGATTCTTAGATGAAATTGGAATTCCTGACTTAGGGGCTCATGAATATCCATACATTGCCTCACATACAACTTACGGAGATAGATACGCTATAAACTGGAACGATGTAACAGAGATCCCAGCTCAAAGATACTATGACGACGAAGAGGCAAAGCATACAACAACCGTTCAAATTCCTCTTTATGGGGGAGTTCCAGCAGAAGGAGGGCCAAGGGCAAGAATGGTAAGATTTGGTAGTTTCAGAGAAGGAGGAAGTGCAATGGATATAAACATTGCAAGAGCACAAGAAAACTTAGGTGCAACATACAGGGCTTTTGAAATACTTGATGAACTCGATTTAAATGGAAAAACAAGAGCAGAAGTTGTTTACAAAGATGGATTTGGAATAGGAGTTCACGAAGCACCAAGAGCAACTAACACCCACATGGCAGAAGTTGGAAAAGATGGAAAAATTAAAAGTTATCGAATCATCGCAGCTTCCACGTGGAACTTCCCAATCGTTGAGAAAGCAATTGAGGGTTATCCACAGCAATACGCTGAGGTTATAATGAGAGCTTATGACATATGAGCTTCGTGTGCAACACACCTCATCGTTAAAGATGAGGAGACAAAAGAAGTTATAGAAGTCAGAAAAATGTTATAAACGTAATTTAACGTTATAACGCCTCAAGGGGAACCCGAAAGGGACCCGCGAGGCACATACATTAAAAATGAAATTAAAAATCCTTATTTCCCAATCACATCTCCTTTCAATTCTGATCATAATAAATGAAAATGAGTTGAAAATAAAAAATAAAACATGAACGATTGAAAACATGACGATCGAAGAAAAATACGAAGAATTAGATTTAACTCCATCCTATTTAAAAAAAGAAATAATGATCTTAGCATGCGGAAATATCCTCTTCGCAGATGATGGGTTTAGCGTTCACGTTATCGAAAAACTCAATGAAATATTAACAGAACAGGAAAAAGAGAATATTGCGTTAGTTGATGCTGGGGCAGGGGCTCCACAACAAGTTTTAACACTAATAGATGAAAATTCTAAAACAAAAAAAATAATACTCGTTGATGTAATTGATTGGGGATTAAAACCAGGAGAAATTAAGATAATTGAAAAAGAAGAACTACCGAATGTTAAATATTGTAAATTTGACATACATAACCTTCCACTATCTCCTCTACTAAAAGAAGTAGCGGAAAAATACAATATAGAAGTTAAAGTAATTGGTTGTCAGGCAAAATACGTCTCTGAGCCAGATGTGCACATTGGTCTAAGTGAAGAAGTTGAAAAAGCTGTTGATAAAGCAGTAAATATAATACTTAGAGAATTAAGAGGTGATTAAAGTGGTTAAAGTGGCTCACGTTCAATTATGCAGTTGTTGTGGCTGTTTAGTTTCATTAGCAGATACATACGAGAAACTCTTAGATGTGTTAAACTC
This region includes:
- a CDS encoding cation:proton antiporter, with protein sequence MESYYYAFFIILSIIFIVPNLLKKFNIPAITSIMVAGMIIGPYGLNILQVDETLKVLADFGAIMLMFLAGLEVDNETLKKEFKNSLILSLFSLIIPGIGGYMIGNYLGLGFIGSLLYSVIFASHSVAIVYAILEELKMVKTRLGTIILSATITVDLFTLLLLSVVIKLGAGGGDIGTFLLETFAYIAVLLLVIPSLSKYILKLFRKLHAQRIHYVLFIIFIAIVVGEIIGIHPIVGAFICGVAVSEALTKEEHDELLNKNLNAIGYGFVIPIFFLVLGMETNIGVILNLNNLELFLLTLISAVFLKFISGFIALEILRFDKLKKIMGSLLTVPKISASLVAASIGKELGLIGNEIFVTIVALSVITSTVIPILAKHLFVSKCSKNYNNK
- a CDS encoding bifunctional N(6)-L-threonylcarbamoyladenine synthase/serine/threonine protein kinase, whose translation is MLCIGLEGTAEKTGVGIVDSEGNVLFNKTIIYKPPKQGINPREAADHHAETFPKLLKEAFEVVDKNEIDLVAFSQGPGLGPSLRITATVARTLSLTLKKPIIGVNHCIAHIEIGKLTTDAEDPLTLYVSGGNTQVIAYVSKRYRVFGETLDIAVGNCLDQFARYANLPHPGGPQIEELAKKGKKLLDLPYTIKGMDIAFSGLLTACMRQYDAGEKLEDICYSLQEYAFSMLTEITERALAHTNKGEVMLVGGVAANTRLREMLKNMSEGQGVEFYVPPKEFCGDNGAMIAWLGLLMYLNGTKLKLEDTKVIPNYRTDMVEVNWIKNIKTKKRRIPKHLIGKGAEADLKKGSYLGMDVVIKKRIKKHYRDEKLDEKIRKSRTAREARYLSLVKDFGIPTPYVYDVNLEEKQITMKHIKGKVVKDIIEDNTKLAWEIGKIVGTLHKNGVIHNDLTTSNFILEEHKEESKISKMDKERQIYLIDLGLGKISDIDEDKAVDLIVFKKAVSSTHYEKFREIWKEFLEGYKATYKEWKVVLKLMEDVEKRARYIE
- the frhA gene encoding coenzyme F420 hydrogenase subunit alpha — encoded protein: MSNRIEISPTTRHEGHAKLILEVDDEGIVSKAYYLNTTPVRGFETMLKGKPAEFAPIAVMRICGICQTTHGIASCEAIENAIDCEVPEDGLLLRELVGIGNRLHSHPLHHLLTVDDFLKPDETELRIELIKLIQRMRKVGQLIVDIVGGEGIHPPNIVIGGMRTNITERAKSKIYYALRQYEKDANELYEKYTWLIERFLDEIGIPDLGAHEYPYIASHTTYGDRYAINWNDVTEIPAQRYYDDEEAKHTTTVQIPLYGGVPAEGGPRARMVRFGSFREGGSAMDINIARAQENLGATYRAFEILDELDLNGKTRAEVVYKDGFGIGVHEAPRATNTHMAEVGKDGKIKSYRIIAASTWNFPIVEKAIEGYPQQYAEVIMRAYDIUASCATHLIVKDEETKEVIEVRKML
- the frhD gene encoding coenzyme F420-reducing hydrogenase, FrhD protein, coding for MTIEEKYEELDLTPSYLKKEIMILACGNILFADDGFSVHVIEKLNEILTEQEKENIALVDAGAGAPQQVLTLIDENSKTKKIILVDVIDWGLKPGEIKIIEKEELPNVKYCKFDIHNLPLSPLLKEVAEKYNIEVKVIGCQAKYVSEPDVHIGLSEEVEKAVDKAVNIILRELRGD